GTTCACcatgttttaacatttcaaccaaaaactacaaagtatttattgagattttgtgttttagatcGATACAAAGAAAGACATAATTGTGAAACTTKtaaatatttttcacaaataaaagccTGAGAAGAGCAACATGTGGTGTTCAGGTCATCTTGACATCCATAACTAAACTCTAGCCTGATAAAAGGATGAATAACATCaactttggacatttttaatttgtttatttgtaaaaatgtaacattttccttctacttcacaaacTATGGAGTACTTCCAGTGGATCcatcacaaaaaaatcccaataaactgcagtgaagtttgtggctgcaatgCGAGGAAATGAGTGAAATTTCCAGGTTTTCCTCCTAAAAACGGCTTGAGAAACGAAGGAATGTCATTTTCTGACGGTTTCTTCCAAACACAGATGGATGAAAAGCAGAGCAGCGGTTCTCCATCTGCATCCAGGGAGCAGCTGTAGTGGTAATGACTCAGGCTGGGGGCGGAGCAGCGTTTCAGTTCAtcgtgatgatgatgatgatgatgatgatgatgcgtTGGCTAAGGGGCGCTAGCTGAGGAGGTCGGGCTGCAGGCCGACCCTCTGCAGGACGTCCTCCGGCATACACAGGACGGGATTCACCGGCTTGATCGCCTCGTCGCCGAGGAGCGAGAGGCCCGCCACACCAAACAGAGTGTGGAACGGATCCACCTGCAGAGGAGGGGTCAAGAGGTCAAACCGCCGATGCACAATTAAATCCTTCAATGTTGATTATCAACAATGTCTTTCACTTTTTCAAGGTTTCAGCCGATTTTGATGGTTTGAGGAAACATAACATGCCCACCCAAACCCAAAATGGCTGTAAAATCTGTTAACTGGTGATTAACGTCACTGTGGAGGAGATTAGGACCAGTTCTGATCACATGACCAACAGATCAGCAATAAACTGTACCTGACTTTTCTACGAATAATCAAGCAAACACtaaatgaatgcttttgcattttagacaatattcattttcttatttaaaatgaatttWGTTATTTACTTGAATTTTTGTATGCCTttctaatattgtttaaaaacatttaagtagttaaataaaaagatcTTCAAAATATGTCAATGTTCTTATTCAATTAATCAATCGTCAGAATAACtgatagaataatcaattattaaaataatcactaGTTGCAGCCCAAGTATTTAGTAAAACTGAACTAATTTGGTGTCTAGTTGCTGTTTATTCATGATTTAGTAGATAAATCTTTTTCTGAAGTTAGTTTTACTCTTTTCAAttgaaaaactgcattttgtgtttattcaggttattttatgtgacaacaaagtaaaaataaagaagaaaccTTTAAAGGGGCAATGCTTTCAAAAGGTGCTGTATAAAACAGGAACATAAATTGAGAGCGTGaagcttcagcagcagcatcatcatcatcagcagcaggaagtcGTTTTCCTCACCATGTCTCCCGGCCGGTCGGCGAATCCTCCCGTCTCCTCGTCCTGGCAGGCCAGGATGAAGCGCTGCAGCTTGGCTTTGTCGATCCAGTGAATCCTGCCGATGATTTTCAGAGACGCCAGGACCCACCAAGAGTAGCAAACGTCTGGAAGCTGAGAGAGACGGAGGTTTGTCTGAACGACCAGCTGTGATCGCAAACATCTGAGCTGAAACTTCGCTACAGGAAATATCATTTTAGATCAACACGCCTCTTGACTGATGCAGAGAAAAAGTCGATAAAGAGAGTTAAGGTTCTTCAGTGGCTCCGTTTTTGGTCTTAAAcagggaaaaatatttttaagtttgttcatttttaacattttttttNNNNNNNNNNNNNNNNNNNNNNNNNNNNNNNNNNNNNNNNNNNNNNNNNNNNNNNNNNNNNNNNNNNNNNNNNNNNNNNNNNNNNNNNNNNNNNNNNNNNNNNNNNNNNNNNNNNNNNNNNNNNNNNNNNNNNNNNNNNNNNNNNNNNNNNNNNNNNNNNNNNNNNNNNNNNNNNNNNNNNNNNNNNNNNNNNNNNNNNNNNNNNNNNNNNNNNNNNNNNNNNNNNNNNNNNNNNNNNNNNNNNNNNNNNNNNNNNNNNNNNNNNNNNNNNNNNNNNNNNNNNNNNNNNNNNNNNNNNNNNNNNNNNNNNNNNNNNNNNNNNNNNNNNNNNNNNNNNNNNNNNNNNNNNNNNNNNNNNNNNNNNNNNNNNNNNNNNNNNNNNNNNNNNNNNNNNNNNNNNNNNNNNNNNNNNNNNNNNNNNNNNNNNNNNNNNNNNNNNNNNNNNNNNNNNNNNNNNNNNNNNNNNNNNNNNNNNNNNNNNNNNNNNNNNNNNNNNNNNNNNNNNNNNNNNNNNNNNNNNNNNNNNNNNNNNNNNNNNNNNNNNNNNNNNNNNNNNNNNNNNNNNNNNNNNNNNNNNNNNNNNNNNNNNNNNNNNNNNNNNNNNNNNNNNNNNNNNNNNNNNNNNNNNNNNNNNNNNNNNNNNNNNNNNNNNNNNNNNNNNNNNNNNNNNNNNNNNNNNNNNNNNNNNNNNNNNNNNNNNNNNNNNNNNNNNNNNNNNNNNNNNNNNNNNNNNNNNNNNNNNNNNNNNNNNNNNNNNNNNNNNNNNNNNNNNNNNNNNNNNNNNNNNNNNNNNNNNNNNNNNNNNNNNNNNNNNNNNNNNNNNNNNNNNNNNNNNNNNNNNNNNNNNNNNNNNNNNNNNNNNNNNNNNNNNNNNNNNNNNNNNNNNNNNNNNNNNNNNNNNNNNNNNNNNNNNNNNNNNNAAAGGGCGAAGTTTTAAAAGTGTCCAGGTGTGAACTCACCTGACCCGCGTGAGACTCTGAGCCCGGCCTGCAGCCGAAACCTCCGTCGAAGTTCATGCAAGACAAGACGAACTCCACGGCTCGGTCAACGTTTATCGTGTCCATCTTTCCCTGAGCGAGGACGGAGACGGATCAGGACAAGCTAACGCTAACTAGCCTGTTCATGTTCAGCTGCCGTACAAAACTGCTAATTTATAaagtttctgcttcttctttggtcacactttaaatgttctgaacaaatttaaatatcaaaggTAACCTGAGCAAATACAAACTGTTGATAATAAATGATTTAGTTTAATAATTGATAAAAATRTAAACCTGAGAATTCATTGGTCAGATTTTTAACTGGTGGAAGAATTTAGACCGAAACACATGGAAGGTTTCTAAGCATGAAAAGTCAGTTTAGGTTSATGCCAcatctagactttgactaggccacttcaaaaca
The Poecilia reticulata strain Guanapo linkage group LG17, Guppy_female_1.0+MT, whole genome shotgun sequence DNA segment above includes these coding regions:
- the rabggtb gene encoding LOW QUALITY PROTEIN: geranylgeranyl transferase type-2 subunit beta (The sequence of the model RefSeq protein was modified relative to this genomic sequence to represent the inferred CDS: substituted 1 base at 1 genomic stop codon) is translated as MSAQLKDVIIKPDAPSXLLLDKHADYIAAYGSKKDDYEYTLSEYLRMSGIYWGLTVMDLMDQLHRMNRQEIVDFIKACQHECGGISASIGHDPHLLYTLSAVQILCLYDSLDALDVDKVVEYVKGLQQEDGSFAGDKWGEIDTRFSFCAVATLALLGKMDTINVDRAVEFVLSCMNFDGGFGCRPGSESHAGQVKACXSKMIFPVAKFQLRCLRSQLVVQTNLRLSQLPDVCYSWWVLASLKIIGRIHWIDKAKLQRFILACQDEETGGFADRPGDMVDPFHTLFGVAGLSLLGDEAIKPVNPVLCMPEDVLQRVGLQPDLLS